TGGCGGCGTGGCTCGTCAGGCCGCCCGCGCGCACCACCGTGGCGCTCGCGCGCTCCATAGCAGGCGTCCACTCAGCGTCGGTCTGATGGGTGATCAGGATGTCGCCGGCTTCGAGCTTGGCCATGGCCTCGCGGGGGGACTGGGCGACGCGGGCGATCCCGCTGATCGGCCGCTGGCCGAGGCCCATGCCGCGGGTGATGATGCTGGTGATGACCTCGACCTTGATCGAGTTGGTGGTGCCGGCCTGGCCCATGGGGACGCCGGCGACCATGATCGCGAGGTCCCCGGGGGCGAGGATCCCCATCTCCTTGGCGCAATCGACCGCCTCGCTGAAGAGCGACTCGGTGTTGTCGTTCTCGGCGATGAGCATGGGCACCACGCCCCAGACCAGGGCCATCTGCCGGCAGACTTCCTCGTTGCAGGAGGCCGCGATGATCGGACAGTTGGGGCGGTACTTGGAGACGTGACGCGCACTCGAGCCCGAGAAGGTCGCCGTGATGATGGCCGAGGCGTTGAGCTCGGGCACCATGCGGGTCGCGGCGTGGGCGATCGCATCCTGCACCGGGCGCGCGTACTCCTCTTCGAGTTCAGGACGCTCGGTGGGGCGCACGTTCCGCTCGACCTGCAGGGCGATGCGGGCCATGGTCTCGACCGCTTCGAGCGGATACGAGCCGGCCGCCGTCTCGTTGGAGAGCATGACCGCGTCGGTGCCGTCGAGGATGGCGTTCGCCACGTCCGAGGCCTCGGCGCGGGTGGGGCGCGGGTTGTGGATCATCGAGTCGAGCATCTGGGTGGCCGTGATGACGGGCTTGCCCTCCAGGTTGCAGATCTTGATGATCTGCTTCTGGACCAGGGGCACGTCCTCGACCGGGATCTCGACGCCCAGATCGCCACGGGCGACCATGACCCCGTCGGCGACCGCGATGATCTCGTTGAGGGCCTGGACGGCCTCACGGCGCTCGATCTTGGCGATGACCGGGGTGCGGGTGCCGAACTTGGCGAGGCAGTCCTTGACCTCGAGCACGTCGGAGGCCTGCTGGACGAAGGAGGCCGCGACCAGGTCGACGCCCTGCTGGGCGCCGAAGGCCAGGTCCCGGCGATCCTTGTCGGTCAGGACCGAGATCTTGAGGGGGCTGCCGGGGAAGTTGACGCCCTTGCGCGGCTTGAGGGGGCCGCCGACCATCACGCGGGTGACGAGCATCTCGGGCTTGACCTCGACCACCTGCAGCTCGAGCAGGCCGTCATCCAGGAGGATGCGCTTACCGGGCTCGATGTCCTCGGTGAGGCGCTCGTACGAGACCGACGCCATCTGCTCGTTGCCCTCGAGGGGCTGGGTGGTCAGGATGAAGGTCTGGCCCGGGATGAGGGTCACCTGGCCGCCCTTGATCTCGCCGACGCGGATCTTGGGACCCTGGATGTCCTGCAACAGGGCGACGTGCCGATCCATCTCCTTGGAGATGCGGCGGACCCGCTCGATGTTCGCCAGGTGGGTCTCGTGGGTGCCGTGCGAGAAGTTGAGGCGGAACACGTCCACCCCGGCCTCGATCAGGCGGCGGACCACCTCGTCGCTGCTCGAGGCAGGACCGAGGGTGGCGACGATCTTGGTACTCTTTCGTGCTTCCATTTGTTTCCTAACGTAGCGGTCGGCCCACTCGCTGAATCGGGGGCCGACCACTGGTCTTGCGTCCGCTTAGCCGAGGTTGTAGAAGGCTTCGCGACCGGGATAGACGGCTCCTTCGCCGAGCTCTTCTTCGATGCGCAGGAGCTGGTTGTACTTGGCGATACGGTCCGAGCGCGAGGCCGAACCCGTCTTGATCTGGCCGGCGTTGGTGGCGACCGCGAGGTCCGCGAGGGTGGTGTCCTCGGTCTCACCCGAGCGGTGGCTGATGACGACGCCGTAACCGGCGCGCTTGGCCATCTCGATGGTGGTGAGGGTCTCGGTCAGGGTGCCGATCTGGTTGACCTTGACGAGGATGGCGTTGGCGATGCCTTCGGCGATGCCGCGCGAGAGGCGATCGGGGTTGGTCACGAACAGGTCGTCACCGACCAGCTGGACGCGCTCGCCCAGACGCTCGGTGAGAAGGCGCCAGCCATCCCAGTCGTCCTCGGCCATGCCGTCTTCGATCGAGATGATGGGGTAGCGATCGCAGAGGCCCGCGAGGTAATCGACCATCTGCTCGCGGCTGCGGTTGACACCCTCGCCCTCGAAGCGGTAGACGCCGTCCTTGTAGAACTCAGTGGAGGCCACGTCGAGCGCGAGCAGCACGTCGCCGCCGGCCGAGTAGCCCGCCTGGGAGATGGCCTCGACGATGAGGTCCAGGGCCTCTTCGGCGGTCTTGATCATGGGGGCGAAGCCGCCCTCGTCGCCGACGGCGGTGTTGAGGCCGCGGCGGCGCAGGACCTTCTTGAGCTGGTGGAAGATCTCGGTGCCGGTGCGCAGGGCCTCGGCGAACGAGGCGGCGCCCACGGGCATGATCATGAACTCCTGGATGTCGATGGGGTTGTCGGCGTGAGCGCCGCCGTTGAGGATGTTCATCATCGGCACGGGCAGGGTGCGAGCGCCCATGCCGCCCATGTAGCGGTAGAGGGGCAGGCCGGTCGCGTTGGCCGAGGCCTTGGCGATCGCCATGCTCACGCCGAGGATGGCGTTGGCGCCGAGCTTGGCCTTGTTGCGGGTGCCGTCGATCTGGATCATGGCCTCGTCGATCTCGATCTGGTCCATGGCGTCCATGCCGGCGAGCTCGTTGGCGATGACTTCGTTGACGTTGTCCACGGCGCGCAGCACGCCCTTGCCGTCGTAGCGGCTGGGCTCGTTCGTGTCACGCAGCTCGACGGCCTCGTGGGCGCCGGTCGAGGCGCCCGAGGGCACGGCCGCGCGACCCGAGGCGCCCCCGGTCAGCACCACGTCGACTTCGACGGTGGGGTTGCCCCGCGAATCCAGGATCTCGCGTGCGTAGATGTCTTCGATCAAGGTGCTGGTCATGTTGGTGTCGTGTCCTCTGTCGTGCGGGGGGCGGTGGAAGAAGGGCCTTAGTCGATGGCGGCGACGTCGCCTTCGAGGCGGTAGAGCTCCGAGGCGCTCTTGGCGGCGACCGGGGTGCTGGGCACCAGCAGGATCTCGAGCTTGAGGGTCTTGCCCCCGAACTGGATCTCGAGGCGATCGCCAGGCTTCACGTCAGCCGCGGCCTTGGCGGGACGACCGTTGATCGTCACCCGGCCCTGGTCACAAACCTCGTTGGCCACGGTGCGCCGCTTGATGACCCGCGAGAGCTTGAGCCACTTGTCGAGCCGCATCTTAACCTCTTCTTCGCAAGAACCTATCACGCCGATAGGAACTTCCATTTTGCCGGGAAGGCCTCAAAGATGCAAGCAGGTCATACCCCGCTCGAACAAGGCGCATCCTGGCGTTGACGCTCGGATTTCGCACTTTTACAGTGTTCCCGCGGCCTATCGGCACGAGCGACGCCCGGCGGCCGCGCAGGAAAGCGAGGCCAACCATGGCGCTGAGGACGATGCGCGAGCTACCGGACTTCGTGATGGCCCCCGGCTCCCCAGACATGCTGGGATGGGCGGTCCATGACCGCGACGATCTCTTGACGGGGACCGTGGTGGATCTGGTGGTGGAAACCGAGGAGAAAGTGATTCGCCTGATCGGCGTCCGGCTCGGCGACGGCCGCCACATCCTGATCCACGTCGCCGCCCTCGACCTGAACGAGGACCGGGGCGCCGTCAAGGTGTTCAGGCTATCGCGCGAGGAGATCCACGCACAGCCCCCCTACACCCCGCCGACCCTCAGCGAGGATATCGAGGCCCGCTACGAGGATCTCTTCAAGCATGCGGAGCCGGTGGGTGCCTGGGAGCCCTCCCCCCTCGACATCCCCTTCCCACCCCTGAAGGCGCGAAGCGATCGGCTGAAGAACCCGCCGTTCGGGCGCAAGCCCAAGTCGCCGCCGCCACAAGAGGTGCGCCTGCCCTACGAGCGCGAAGGCGAAGGCGCCGAAGTGCCGATCAAGACCGGGATTTTCGCCGCGAGCATGCCGTGGGACATCGCCGATGCGGGCCACAAGGAGAGCCCGGACACCCCGGGCCCCGAGGCCGACGCCGAGGTCCTCTGGCAGGCAGAGCAGCCGGGACTGCCTTCAGCCCTGGGCGGCAGGCGGAAAAATCCGGAAGAGGAGTAGCCTCGGGCCCTAACGGGTGACGCTGATCAAGACCTGCTCAGGATCCTCGGGGGAAAGTACCTGACGCGCAGCCGCAAGGCCTGCGGCCCAGCCCGTGGACCAGGCGGCCTGGAGGTTGTAGCCCCCGATGTAGCCATCCACGTCCAGGACCTCACCGGCCCAGTACAGCCCCTTGACCAGCTTGGACTCCATGGTCTTGCCATCGACCTGCTTGAGATCCACCCCGCCGGCCGTCACCTCGGCCACTTCCTTCGAGAGCGCGCAGATCACGGGGAAGACCCAGCGCTGGAAGGTATCGAGGATCCGGTTGCGCTCCTGGCGGGTCACTTCCGAAACGCGCTTGGTGGCTTCGGCTCCTGCCGCCTGGAGGAAGAAGGGGATCAAGCGCTCGGGCAGACGCTCCTTCATGGCCTCGGCGAGCGTCGCCCGGGGGGCGGCCTCCCAGTCCCGGCGCAGGCCCGCGTCCAGCTGCTCGCGGGTGAGCGCCGGCTTCAAGTTCAGGTGGATCTCGACCTTCTTGCCCTGCTTCTGAGCAAGCACCGCATGGCGGCTCAGGTACAGGATGATGGGGCCCGTCAGACCAAAGTGGGCGAAGCGCATCTCGCCCTGGCGATCGAGCGTGGCCTTGCCGTCCGCGACGACCGTCGCCTTGACGTTTCGCAGCTCCAGGTCGGCCAGCTCCTTGACGCCCGCGACCTTGAGGGGGACCAAGGCGGGGAAGGGATCGACCACCTGGTGGCCGGTCTCGCGGGCCATGGTGTAGCCGTCGCCGGTCGAGCCGGTGCCGGGGAAGGACTGACCCCCGACCGTGATGATCAGGGCGTCCGCTGGGACGACCTCGCCCGATTGCAACTCGATGCCCGTCACCCGGCCGTCCTCCGTGCGGATCGCCTTGCCGGGAGCTTCGAGCCTGAGGGTGACGCCGAGGCGAATCATCTCGCGCTGCAGGGCCTCGACCACGTCGGTGGACTTGTCCGAATCCGGGAAGATCCGGCCGCCGCGATCGCGCTTGGTCTTGACCCCGAGGTCCTCGAAGAAGCGCACCGCGTCCTGGGTGTCGAAGCGCGACAGCAGGCTCCACAGGAAGCGACCGCCGCCCGGGTAGTGCTGGACCAGCTCCTTGACGCTGGGCTCGGCGTTGGTGATATTGCAGCGCCCCTTGCCGGAGATGATGATCTTGTAGCCGACACGCTTGGTCTTCTCGAGCAAGGTGACCGAGGCTCCGGCGCGCGCGGCGGCGATCGCCGCCATCATGCCGGCGCCGCCGGCGCCTACCACCACGATATGAGCAGGATGAGTCATGACTTACTCGCTAAGAATCTTGGGAACGCGGAACATGCCCTGCTCGGCAGCAGGGGCGTTCTGGAGGACCTCGGCCTGCGTCAGGCTGGGGGCGAGCACGTCGCCGCGGGTCACGTTGCGCAGCGGCAGCGGATGGGCCGTGGGGGCCACGCCGGTGGTGTCCAGCTCCTGGAGCTGCTCCACGTAGCCGAGGATGGCGCCCAGTTGCTCGGTGAACATCGCCTCCTCGGCAGGCTCCAGTTCGAGGCGCGCGAGCTTGGCCACGTGGTGGACGGTGTCTTGGGTGATCATCGGGACCTCCTGGGTCAAAAGCCGGGCTAGGCCTTGAGAGCGAGCTGCCACAGGGCGTCGGGCACGAGGAAGAAGAGAACGAGCAGGGCGACGGCCCCCGCCGCGACGGCGATCGCCGCCGGCCGCACCTCGAAGGCGGGAAGGGTCGGCGCGACCTTTTCGAGCGAGAGGCGCGGGGCCCGCATGTAATAATACGCCGCCAACGCGGATTGGAGGGCCGCGACGACCACGAGCCAGACCAAGGCGTAGGCCTGGGACAGGTAGGCGTAGCCGATCACGGCCTTGAAGACGAGCACCTTGCCCCAGAAGCCCGCCAAGGGCGGCAGGCCGCAGAGGCTCAGCAAGCAAAGGGCAAGAGCACCCACCAGCCACGGGTGACGACGCGCCAGGCCCCGGTAGGCCACGACCGAGGTCTCGCCCGTTCCCTCGGCGAGGGCCGCGATCGCGGCGAAGGCCCCCAGGGTCGAGGCCGCGTAGGCCGCAAGGGCCACGAGCAGCCCCGAGCGGGCCTCGGGGGCGGCGTCGGGGT
This genomic window from bacterium contains:
- the pyk gene encoding pyruvate kinase, which produces MEARKSTKIVATLGPASSSDEVVRRLIEAGVDVFRLNFSHGTHETHLANIERVRRISKEMDRHVALLQDIQGPKIRVGEIKGGQVTLIPGQTFILTTQPLEGNEQMASVSYERLTEDIEPGKRILLDDGLLELQVVEVKPEMLVTRVMVGGPLKPRKGVNFPGSPLKISVLTDKDRRDLAFGAQQGVDLVAASFVQQASDVLEVKDCLAKFGTRTPVIAKIERREAVQALNEIIAVADGVMVARGDLGVEIPVEDVPLVQKQIIKICNLEGKPVITATQMLDSMIHNPRPTRAEASDVANAILDGTDAVMLSNETAAGSYPLEAVETMARIALQVERNVRPTERPELEEEYARPVQDAIAHAATRMVPELNASAIITATFSGSSARHVSKYRPNCPIIAASCNEEVCRQMALVWGVVPMLIAENDNTESLFSEAVDCAKEMGILAPGDLAIMVAGVPMGQAGTTNSIKVEVITSIITRGMGLGQRPISGIARVAQSPREAMAKLEAGDILITHQTDAEWTPAMERASATVVRAGGLTSHAAIVSLELGKPVILGTEDLDKIHDGMVITLDPVRGLVLKGQVKI
- the eno gene encoding phosphopyruvate hydratase, which translates into the protein MTSTLIEDIYAREILDSRGNPTVEVDVVLTGGASGRAAVPSGASTGAHEAVELRDTNEPSRYDGKGVLRAVDNVNEVIANELAGMDAMDQIEIDEAMIQIDGTRNKAKLGANAILGVSMAIAKASANATGLPLYRYMGGMGARTLPVPMMNILNGGAHADNPIDIQEFMIMPVGAASFAEALRTGTEIFHQLKKVLRRRGLNTAVGDEGGFAPMIKTAEEALDLIVEAISQAGYSAGGDVLLALDVASTEFYKDGVYRFEGEGVNRSREQMVDYLAGLCDRYPIISIEDGMAEDDWDGWRLLTERLGERVQLVGDDLFVTNPDRLSRGIAEGIANAILVKVNQIGTLTETLTTIEMAKRAGYGVVISHRSGETEDTTLADLAVATNAGQIKTGSASRSDRIAKYNQLLRIEEELGEGAVYPGREAFYNLG
- a CDS encoding RNA-binding S4 domain-containing protein, which encodes MRLDKWLKLSRVIKRRTVANEVCDQGRVTINGRPAKAAADVKPGDRLEIQFGGKTLKLEILLVPSTPVAAKSASELYRLEGDVAAID
- a CDS encoding aminoacetone oxidase family FAD-binding enzyme; this encodes MTHPAHIVVVGAGGAGMMAAIAAARAGASVTLLEKTKRVGYKIIISGKGRCNITNAEPSVKELVQHYPGGGRFLWSLLSRFDTQDAVRFFEDLGVKTKRDRGGRIFPDSDKSTDVVEALQREMIRLGVTLRLEAPGKAIRTEDGRVTGIELQSGEVVPADALIITVGGQSFPGTGSTGDGYTMARETGHQVVDPFPALVPLKVAGVKELADLELRNVKATVVADGKATLDRQGEMRFAHFGLTGPIILYLSRHAVLAQKQGKKVEIHLNLKPALTREQLDAGLRRDWEAAPRATLAEAMKERLPERLIPFFLQAAGAEATKRVSEVTRQERNRILDTFQRWVFPVICALSKEVAEVTAGGVDLKQVDGKTMESKLVKGLYWAGEVLDVDGYIGGYNLQAAWSTGWAAGLAAARQVLSPEDPEQVLISVTR
- the gatC gene encoding Asp-tRNA(Asn)/Glu-tRNA(Gln) amidotransferase subunit GatC: MITQDTVHHVAKLARLELEPAEEAMFTEQLGAILGYVEQLQELDTTGVAPTAHPLPLRNVTRGDVLAPSLTQAEVLQNAPAAEQGMFRVPKILSE